The Pieris napi chromosome 9, ilPieNapi1.2, whole genome shotgun sequence genomic sequence CAAGATAAAATACTACCCCTCGAATGTTTTCGGCCTTTCTAGCTATTATTTTTACCATCTACATTATCTAGAGGAGATCAGGAAGAAAGTTTAACTGGAAGAGACTTGACCTGCAGCTAAACAGTTATGCCGTTCCCGTTTCTTATATCTACACAGAcgcatattatattaattataagcgGTAAGTTAATTAAGCGACGCTCATTGCCATAAtgtgatataattttttgacctcaacaacaacaataaattacatacGAAATGTTATTAACCAACTCTTTATGCAATGGTATTGgactacaatttttttttctacgtTGGAATGTTATATATCACAAAACGCTACGTTTCTTTGAAGGCTCATCAAGTTCAATTCAACCAgatcttttattataatatactgcTTAAATTAATGCTACATCTGCAAATATTAATCTTTATGACACTAATATATCTATTACAGTCAAAAGGATTGTCTGGAAAGTCTTCAAATTAGTACACCTTAgtattaatgtaaacaaaaccatttggtttaaaaaaaccttGGAATATTTTTGCATATTATGGCAACTATTTTAAGTAATGGATTAATACCTGAGaaattttttccttactaCGTGAATTTAAGTTGTTACTGATAACCTgattgacatttatttttattatcgtaaatgaaaactaaaataatttctgaAACTATTTGGATGCCAGATGGAGCATGGCAGTCTTGACACGGGATTTCCttaatttccaataaatttaaacctaGATCCGATTGAATACATCAttgggttttattttttgtgcgTACAGCTGAGTTATCGATTTATAGAATCGATTACTTAAGTTGGAAAACTATTAAATAGTCAAATTATCTTTCTTGGATCTCTCACTTATATATCTACATTgataacttataatttatacaaaatattgttatttttaaattaaaagtttttttcatttaacaataaaagtatattctaggttttataataattttgtttgtttttcagGTGTCCGTATTTAGCTAGAGAAAAAGTTGGGACTGTTTTaaaggtaaatttaaattaagaggTTATATTGCCGCTTTAAACTAActgaaaacattaaaatcgTAACAATGAATTTGTGTTCATTTCTAAATTAGCTAGCACCGTTAAAAACTAAAACGGTAAATCATTGTACGAatgcttttataataatgacgtctaatttaaattataaagttatttttaatattgtcttgACGTTGGCctggaaataaaaatttcgtgtattatataaagaatGTCGTAATATAAGGGATTTTTTGACAAAGCCACTcaaataattgtctttttttagaAGGCGTAAATCGCAGCTCGTCGTGCTATTTCGGTTACATCTTTGTATCTACATTGACAAAAGTAAGTATAAcgcaaattatattatataagaatttGTGTACACTTTTATGATgaatactttttcattttgtcttcttttcCCGTCGGAAATATAATGACGTACAAACCAATATTCTGAATACGAAACAGCTATATTGCATATATCAAGGTAATATGaagtttagttttctatatttatatgtattatacatATGTTAAAGAATTGTATTTATGAAGCACTTACATAGGTAGTTAATGGAACGTCCATTAATAACCTCTCGTTTTTTGAGTTCTTGTTAAGTATCTTCAATAAAAGTTGTTCAAAGGTCGGATTACAAGCAATTTATAaagctgtttattattttaaaagaaatcctTGTAGGAACGATTCACAATTTTTAAGGataatttatcttttacaGGTGCGTCTGGATTTCGTTGGAGGAAAACAAATTGCGCTTGTGCTGCCGAGTTActgaaaaatacatttcttatttaaaacaatgtgCTCCATATAACGTGTAGATGTATcctcaaatcataaaatataaataagactTAATAATCGTTTTTACGTAAAAATTTTCAAGATTTTCCACATTAATAGTGCAATTCCTTCGATTAGTTTTCTAAGAACGCTAAGAAACAGTATATTGTTACCAAACAATAATGTTTGTAGTATCTAAGCACTTTGTCGATTTATTGCTATagctttttctttaatattaaacaatcaCAAACTCAATGAGTAGAAACCTTACGCAGACGCTAGCCAACATTGTCTACAttcaaataagtattttatggtaagtaaaataaagtatttttttatgtatcttGCCTGAAGAATTGAGGATTGAAATCAGGGAccaaaaattaacatttagaattcttaaattattttactttacgtTGTTAGGACCGAGTAACTTTTCTTATTGTttcttaaagaatattttgaaaatatatatggaTTTAACTAACGGCTACCTGGCCGTCTTAACATGATGATTCTTACTTTTTTTGTCTTCTTTTCCCGACTGAAATATAATGACGTCATTGAATTATATCTGACATTGATACAAAGGCACCGTCGTAATTTGgctttaatatgaaatattaatgctCTTTTTTGGTTTCAGGTAAACAGCgcagaaaatattaaaaagcaaCTGTCTAGTCTAggcttttataattaattttttcaatttgttaATCATTTTTCACATTGGAATTTACTGTTTAAATACCAGATCTTTCGTTAATTAGTTCCTACGTATCGAATATTTGTATAGTAAgtttatataagtataataaagttttattaaattatttgcctttatttatttgactttTATCTATAAGATTAAAAAGCGACGTAGCATTgcatcaaaaatttatttatgttacagtACACACATATAGcaatacaaagaaaattaaacttGTATGATAATAGACATCTGGGCCCACAGCTCTCAAAACAAGACTCAAAGTGATTACTTAAAATTCTGATGATAGAAATAGCgtcttttttaactaaaaatgtatctataatatttagatatttatagataaacattttgtattagCTTCGCTGacattcaaattaaacattagCATATTTTGAATGGTTGCTTGTATTCAAGTAGTATTTGCCTCTAGCAGTACTTGATGCAGGCAAACCCATGCTAACTGCATTGTCCTTGCATTTGTCGATTTGAAAGTCGTCCCAATTATCACATGGGTAGGATAAAAAGCCTGTATTCGGTGTGTATATAATGGATTCTCCGAAATAAACGCATGCTCTTCCGTGACTGCAAGCCGTTTCTGGAGAAgagataatttatattgtaatattatattcagaGCCTATCCGGTGATAAGTGGGTGATAAAGCTGGTCTAGAATCTTATGTTAAGATGCGAATATCAAATAGTAAACTCGCCTTTTTCACATCCTGGCTGTATTTGAGTTCCTCTATTGGGGTAAAAGTCGGCATGCCCATAATTTCCTCTGTACCCATAGGTACCTGCCGCCGTATGTATAATATCAACAAAGGATGCGTCACTTTTGTCTAGCGCATAATCGTTAGGCATTTTGGGTAGTTCAAACAGAGGTCGTGCAGGATCTAAGCCTTTAAAAATACGTTTGAGTTTATATTGATTAAAATCATGTTTCCGAGCGTTTCGTTcccataacaatattttaacaacattTACTGTGGAAACaacgtaaaatatattagtaaaaGACTAGGTGCGAAAAATATAATCTCATGAAAGCCGTTCATGCAGACTGCAGCAGTTAATCTTTCTATGCCTTTGGTTCAgccacttttattttttacgtaCCAATTGTTTAAGCATGAAAACAAAGGGCACACACATCGCAAGTAGTTAATACTCTGAAAAGGGATGGTAAAATGCCTACCCATTCtcctattataaaattgttaatgtGGTACATAcctatttgaaaaattatagcATCTGGTAAAAATTgtggaataaaatatactgATTATTAGGTACCTGTAATCCGTGGAATTGAACCATTTGAAAACATTCCAGCGTAACCCATAACCTGTGCACCTAGACTGTGTCCAATTAAATGAACACTTTCGTAACCGATTTCGTAAGATTCCgttataacatttaataatttggcAACCCGTTTACCAACGTATCGAGTGCTTAAAGCTGCCCATGGATAGAACTTATTTTTCGCCAGTTCACCCCAGTTAACGGTAATAACATTCAAATCATATTCTTTAAGGAATGTAAACTTCATTTCTTGCAACCAATTAACTTCGTCGGATGAAAGCCATCCGTGTGTTAAAACTTTAACATCTTTAGTTTTATCAAAGAAATTACTAGTTATAATCgatctattattattcttctcAATAATAAGCCTTTCTGCTGTTTCGTTATTAtttctgaaaaaaattgtagctTTAATAAAGTGtagtaaagaaaattatgctcaatttttttctaaaaagtaattaacaCAATATGAACAAGCTTAGACAATTCAAAAACCgcatatttaaactaatattatcaaaattttgttttactgTAATCACTACCAGTTTGTCGATGCAACTACCTTAACTGGCTACAACACGACTGACTAACGTGTCTTATagcttttttgttattttaacttCTCGCACAAACCTTGTGTATAGATTAAAGTAGGCGTCACCAAATCGCATGCCTCCAGTAGTTTGAGGAATCAGAGAAAAGTTCATTATGAATCTAGTATCGTTTTCATCAAAGTAGTACAACCATTCGTCACCATATCCAGGACCGTTATCTTCACAACTGCCGTAGAGCCATACTGCAACAcgtgttaaaattatatggttATTAAGAAAACTTGTTATGTCATCTGTTAAAGTAGGTactaattcaaatttattgtttttactaatattgtgaCGAAAATTAATAGGTAGTAGGCTACCATAGTTAGGTTAGCCATAAGCGATTCGGCGacgtatttcatttattttattaattaaatataggatttatttttaataagttacaAACCAAAAACCAATATTGCACTaataagaaacattttttcacGTCGTATAGACATTTTTGTTAATTGAAGACTTAGCAATACTGTTCTTACACAGGTTTTATATTCATTGAGTACCTACTGAAGGATTTCTTATAGCAAGCTTCCGGCATGAGAAAA encodes the following:
- the LOC125052455 gene encoding pancreatic lipase-related protein 2-like: MSIRREKMFLISAILVFVWLYGSCEDNGPGYGDEWLYYFDENDTRFIMNFSLIPQTTGGMRFGDAYFNLYTRNNNETAERLIIEKNNNRSIITSNFFDKTKDVKVLTHGWLSSDEVNWLQEMKFTFLKEYDLNVITVNWGELAKNKFYPWAALSTRYVGKRVAKLLNVITESYEIGYESVHLIGHSLGAQVMGYAGMFSNGSIPRITGLDPARPLFELPKMPNDYALDKSDASFVDIIHTAAGTYGYRGNYGHADFYPNRGTQIQPGCEKETACSHGRACVYFGESIIYTPNTGFLSYPCDNWDDFQIDKCKDNAVSMGLPASSTARGKYYLNTSNHSKYANV